The Lucilia cuprina isolate Lc7/37 chromosome 5, ASM2204524v1, whole genome shotgun sequence genome includes a window with the following:
- the LOC124420194 gene encoding uncharacterized protein LOC124420194, whose translation MCHFKCSGLSGLVAAAVCKTKGLHWCCNACQKIGVEYYRFFQGTKNTFLNIQNKLSPLSNEVSAYGNLFEEFKQLNCLNSPPQSSPKRRKSSRNKNKFSQSPGPTSNVDDSDSITPSTSITFSNNCATAPKPISDSVNLSQTPIKVKDGIVSDTAPTVSQISNVGLKIIPPNKSIFISRFASDTTVEQINSYIKSKLNSEVDFTTHKFSYSQPRRITSFKINVPCDIYEQIVNPEFWPENTLVREYEFKEYPRKQNVAILPSGHQLIILI comes from the coding sequence ATGTGTCATTTCAAGTGCAGTGGATTGTCCGGTTTAGTTGCTGCAGCTGTCTGTAAAACTAAAGGTTTACACTGGTGCTGCAATGCCTGTCAGAAAATTGGTGTTGAATATTATCGCTTTTTTCAAGGCaccaaaaatacgtttttaaatattcaaaataagttATCTCCATTATCTAATGAAGTATCTGCCTATGGAAACCTATTTGAGGAATTTAAACAATTGAATTGTCTTAATTCCCCACCACAATCTTCGCCTAAACGCCGTAAATCGtctagaaacaaaaacaaattttcccaGAGTCCTGGTCCTACTTCCAATGTTGATGATTCCGACTCAATCACACCAAGTACATCAATAACTTTTTCTAATAACTGTGCTACTGCTCCGAAACCTATTAGTGATTCGGTAAATCTATCACAAACTCCCATCAAAGTAAAGGATGGTATTGTTTCTGATACTGCTCCAACTGTAAGTCAAATATCAAACgttggtttaaaaattattccgccgaataaatcaatttttatatctCGTTTCGCATCCGATACTACTGTTGAACAAATAAACTCTTATATTAAATCGAAATTGAACTCTGAAGTAGATTTCACAacacataaattttcttattcgcAACCTAGGAGGATtacatcttttaaaattaatgttccttgCGATATTTATGAACAAATAGTTAATCCTGAATTCTGGCCTGAGAATACTTTAGTTCGTGAATATGAATTTAAAGAATATCCAAGAAAACAAAACGTTGCTATACTTCCTTCTGGTCatcaattaataatattaatttaa
- the LOC124420193 gene encoding uncharacterized protein LOC124420193 → MANKQNLINYTEELIDVIDMQDSCIINSVEVDSENFNDEIDLQQFLQTINMESLFETLKAANVKYRSLPYITNVDLTEAIPHLGLRAEFRSKLVTWRKTEELTMSPQRSSYVSKGKT, encoded by the exons atggcaaataaacaaaatttaattaattataccgAAGAATTAATAGATGTGATTGATATGCAAGATTCTTGCATTATCAATTCAGTGGAAGTGGAcagtgaaaattttaatgatgAAATTGATCTTCAACAATTTCTCCAAACCATAAATATGGAGTCCCTGTTCGAAACATTAAaag ctGCTAATGTCAAATACAGGAGTTTGCCGTATATAACAAACGTGGACCTAACAGAAGCTATTCCACATTTGGGGCTACGTGCGGAATTCCGTAGCAAACTTGTTACATGGAGAAAAACTGAG GAGTTGACAATGAGCCCTCAAAGGTCCAGTTATGTCAGCAAAGGAAAGACATAG